One Pongo pygmaeus isolate AG05252 chromosome 10, NHGRI_mPonPyg2-v2.0_pri, whole genome shotgun sequence genomic window carries:
- the RXYLT1 gene encoding ribitol-5-phosphate xylosyltransferase 1 isoform X4, which translates to MLHDERPYLCNFLGTIYENSSRQALMNILKKDGNDKLCWVSAREHWQPQETNESLKNYQDALLQSDLTLCPVGVNTECYRIYEACSYGSIPVVEDVMTAGNCGNTSVHHSAPLQLFKSMGAPFIFIKNWKELPAVLEKEKTIILQEKIERRKMLLQWYQHFKTELKMKFTNILESSFLMNNKS; encoded by the exons ATGCTGCATGATGAGAGGCCATATTTATGTAATTTCTTAGGAACGATTTATGAAAATTCATCCAGACAGGCACTAATGAACATTTTGAAAAAAGATGGGAACGATAAGCTTTGTTGGGTTTCAGCAAGAGAACA CTGGCAGCCTCAGGAAACAAATGAAAGTCTTAAGAATTACCAAGATGCCTTGCTTCAGAGTGATCTCACATTGTGCCCGGTCGGAGTAAACACAGAATGCTATCGAATCTATGAGGCTTGCTCCTATGGCTCCATTCCTGTGGTGGAAGACGTGATGACAGCTGGCAACTGTGGGAATACATCTGTGCACCACAGTGCTCCTCTGCAGTTATTCAAGTCCATGGGCGCTCCCTTTATCTTTATCAAGAACTGGAAGGAACTCCCTGCtgttttagaaaaagagaaaactataattttacaagaaaaaattgaaagaagaaaaatgttacttCAGTGGTATCAGCACTTCAAGACAGAgcttaaaatgaaatttactaatattttagaaagttcatttttaatgaataataaaagTTAA